The Xenopus laevis strain J_2021 chromosome 7S, Xenopus_laevis_v10.1, whole genome shotgun sequence genome includes a window with the following:
- the LOC108697634 gene encoding uncharacterized protein LOC108697634 isoform X1 produces the protein MQQGGAERISCSAPLSSGMLGVMSEDRAAKLKLKRRKGSAAQEPQASEISRHPPAASSVSAKRSSDMSFFCTEQRIFKWAPCTDGNRKVEQGLQGVVTEVARASGNLSNARKITGGSWLSDINLTATEQTWKEVLNAAFTDLQNVGWDGVPCLPAFDSKVADKGQNGMAEPEIFKIGEQRFEWFPFPTDSPQHITDQRDTMQERHTERTNSAEEQKGSQLSTDIVIAPETEETNAQVKERFIFNVPLVQAKHRPNNSAEHKPHTGHTHSAPKLAISERSHLSQAPEGAEKRHQENIQTNDIVMQDLEEDIRPCSSRSQEPRESAKTSSGNAGSLESCPMCLMQFSKRLSQLDIDSHLAQCLSETTVDMMW, from the exons atgcaacagGGCGGTGCAGAAAGAATTTCCTGTTCAGCTCCTCTCAGTTCCGGAAT GCTGGGTGTGATGTCTGAGGACAGGGCTGCTAAACTGAAGCTGAAGAGGAGGAAGGGCAGTGCAGCACAGGAGCCACAGGCATCAGAGATCAGCCGTCACCCTCCTGCAGCATCATCTGT ATCGGCCAAAAGATCATCTGATATGAGCTTTTTCTGCACAGAACAGAGAATATTCAAATGGGCCCCATGTACAGATGGAAACAGAAAAGTTGAGCAG gggctgcagggagttgtaactGAAGTTGCAAGAGCCAGCGGGAATCTTTCAAATGC AAGGAAGATTACTGGTGGTTCCTGGCTTTCTGATATCAATTTAACAGCTACCGAGCAAACATGGAAGGAGGTTCTGAATGCGGCTTTTACAGATCTGCAGAATGTGGGCTGGGATGGAGTGCCTTGCCTGCCAGCCTTTGATAGTAAG GTCGCTGATAAGGGACAAAACGGCATGGCTGAACCTGAAATCTTTAAAATTGGGGAGCAAAGATTTGAATGGTTTCCATTTCCCACCGACTCGCCCCAACACATAACAGACCAAAGAGACACCATGCAGGAGAGACACACCGAGAGAACAAATTCAGCTGAGGAACAAAAAGGATCACAACTCTCGACTGATATTGTCATTGCACCTGAGACTGAGGAAACAAATGCCCAAGTGAAAGAGAGATTCATCTTTAATGTGCCACTAGTGCAGGCTAAACACAGGCCTAATAACAGtgcagagcacaagccacatacTGGCCACACACATTCTGCCCCCAAACTGGCCATAAGTGAGAGGAGCCACTTGTCTCAGGCCCCCGAAGGAGCAGAAAAGAGACATCAGGAAAATATACAAACTAATGACATTGTGATGCAGGACTTGGAGGAAGATATCAGACCATGCTCTTCTAGGTCACAGGAACCAAGGGAAAGTGCAAAGACGTCATCGGGAAATGCAGGATCGCTGGAGAGCTGCCCCATGTGCCTAATGCAGTTTTCTAAGAG GTTATCTCAGCTTGATATTGACAGCCACCTGGCCCAGTGCTTGTCTGAAACAACGGTGGATATGATGTGGTAA
- the LOC108697634 gene encoding uncharacterized protein LOC108697634 isoform X3, which translates to MQQGGAERISCSAPLSSGMLGVMSEDRAAKLKLKRRKGSAAQEPQASEISRHPPAASSVRKITGGSWLSDINLTATEQTWKEVLNAAFTDLQNVGWDGVPCLPAFDSKVADKGQNGMAEPEIFKIGEQRFEWFPFPTDSPQHITDQRDTMQERHTERTNSAEEQKGSQLSTDIVIAPETEETNAQVKERFIFNVPLVQAKHRPNNSAEHKPHTGHTHSAPKLAISERSHLSQAPEGAEKRHQENIQTNDIVMQDLEEDIRPCSSRSQEPRESAKTSSGNAGSLESCPMCLMQFSKRLSQLDIDSHLAQCLSETTVDMMW; encoded by the exons atgcaacagGGCGGTGCAGAAAGAATTTCCTGTTCAGCTCCTCTCAGTTCCGGAAT GCTGGGTGTGATGTCTGAGGACAGGGCTGCTAAACTGAAGCTGAAGAGGAGGAAGGGCAGTGCAGCACAGGAGCCACAGGCATCAGAGATCAGCCGTCACCCTCCTGCAGCATCATCTGT AAGGAAGATTACTGGTGGTTCCTGGCTTTCTGATATCAATTTAACAGCTACCGAGCAAACATGGAAGGAGGTTCTGAATGCGGCTTTTACAGATCTGCAGAATGTGGGCTGGGATGGAGTGCCTTGCCTGCCAGCCTTTGATAGTAAG GTCGCTGATAAGGGACAAAACGGCATGGCTGAACCTGAAATCTTTAAAATTGGGGAGCAAAGATTTGAATGGTTTCCATTTCCCACCGACTCGCCCCAACACATAACAGACCAAAGAGACACCATGCAGGAGAGACACACCGAGAGAACAAATTCAGCTGAGGAACAAAAAGGATCACAACTCTCGACTGATATTGTCATTGCACCTGAGACTGAGGAAACAAATGCCCAAGTGAAAGAGAGATTCATCTTTAATGTGCCACTAGTGCAGGCTAAACACAGGCCTAATAACAGtgcagagcacaagccacatacTGGCCACACACATTCTGCCCCCAAACTGGCCATAAGTGAGAGGAGCCACTTGTCTCAGGCCCCCGAAGGAGCAGAAAAGAGACATCAGGAAAATATACAAACTAATGACATTGTGATGCAGGACTTGGAGGAAGATATCAGACCATGCTCTTCTAGGTCACAGGAACCAAGGGAAAGTGCAAAGACGTCATCGGGAAATGCAGGATCGCTGGAGAGCTGCCCCATGTGCCTAATGCAGTTTTCTAAGAG GTTATCTCAGCTTGATATTGACAGCCACCTGGCCCAGTGCTTGTCTGAAACAACGGTGGATATGATGTGGTAA
- the LOC108697634 gene encoding uncharacterized protein LOC108697634 isoform X2 codes for MSEDRAAKLKLKRRKGSAAQEPQASEISRHPPAASSVSAKRSSDMSFFCTEQRIFKWAPCTDGNRKVEQGLQGVVTEVARASGNLSNARKITGGSWLSDINLTATEQTWKEVLNAAFTDLQNVGWDGVPCLPAFDSKVADKGQNGMAEPEIFKIGEQRFEWFPFPTDSPQHITDQRDTMQERHTERTNSAEEQKGSQLSTDIVIAPETEETNAQVKERFIFNVPLVQAKHRPNNSAEHKPHTGHTHSAPKLAISERSHLSQAPEGAEKRHQENIQTNDIVMQDLEEDIRPCSSRSQEPRESAKTSSGNAGSLESCPMCLMQFSKRLSQLDIDSHLAQCLSETTVDMMW; via the exons ATGTCTGAGGACAGGGCTGCTAAACTGAAGCTGAAGAGGAGGAAGGGCAGTGCAGCACAGGAGCCACAGGCATCAGAGATCAGCCGTCACCCTCCTGCAGCATCATCTGT ATCGGCCAAAAGATCATCTGATATGAGCTTTTTCTGCACAGAACAGAGAATATTCAAATGGGCCCCATGTACAGATGGAAACAGAAAAGTTGAGCAG gggctgcagggagttgtaactGAAGTTGCAAGAGCCAGCGGGAATCTTTCAAATGC AAGGAAGATTACTGGTGGTTCCTGGCTTTCTGATATCAATTTAACAGCTACCGAGCAAACATGGAAGGAGGTTCTGAATGCGGCTTTTACAGATCTGCAGAATGTGGGCTGGGATGGAGTGCCTTGCCTGCCAGCCTTTGATAGTAAG GTCGCTGATAAGGGACAAAACGGCATGGCTGAACCTGAAATCTTTAAAATTGGGGAGCAAAGATTTGAATGGTTTCCATTTCCCACCGACTCGCCCCAACACATAACAGACCAAAGAGACACCATGCAGGAGAGACACACCGAGAGAACAAATTCAGCTGAGGAACAAAAAGGATCACAACTCTCGACTGATATTGTCATTGCACCTGAGACTGAGGAAACAAATGCCCAAGTGAAAGAGAGATTCATCTTTAATGTGCCACTAGTGCAGGCTAAACACAGGCCTAATAACAGtgcagagcacaagccacatacTGGCCACACACATTCTGCCCCCAAACTGGCCATAAGTGAGAGGAGCCACTTGTCTCAGGCCCCCGAAGGAGCAGAAAAGAGACATCAGGAAAATATACAAACTAATGACATTGTGATGCAGGACTTGGAGGAAGATATCAGACCATGCTCTTCTAGGTCACAGGAACCAAGGGAAAGTGCAAAGACGTCATCGGGAAATGCAGGATCGCTGGAGAGCTGCCCCATGTGCCTAATGCAGTTTTCTAAGAG GTTATCTCAGCTTGATATTGACAGCCACCTGGCCCAGTGCTTGTCTGAAACAACGGTGGATATGATGTGGTAA
- the LOC108697634 gene encoding uncharacterized protein LOC108697634 isoform X4 — protein sequence MSEDRAAKLKLKRRKGSAAQEPQASEISRHPPAASSVRKITGGSWLSDINLTATEQTWKEVLNAAFTDLQNVGWDGVPCLPAFDSKVADKGQNGMAEPEIFKIGEQRFEWFPFPTDSPQHITDQRDTMQERHTERTNSAEEQKGSQLSTDIVIAPETEETNAQVKERFIFNVPLVQAKHRPNNSAEHKPHTGHTHSAPKLAISERSHLSQAPEGAEKRHQENIQTNDIVMQDLEEDIRPCSSRSQEPRESAKTSSGNAGSLESCPMCLMQFSKRLSQLDIDSHLAQCLSETTVDMMW from the exons ATGTCTGAGGACAGGGCTGCTAAACTGAAGCTGAAGAGGAGGAAGGGCAGTGCAGCACAGGAGCCACAGGCATCAGAGATCAGCCGTCACCCTCCTGCAGCATCATCTGT AAGGAAGATTACTGGTGGTTCCTGGCTTTCTGATATCAATTTAACAGCTACCGAGCAAACATGGAAGGAGGTTCTGAATGCGGCTTTTACAGATCTGCAGAATGTGGGCTGGGATGGAGTGCCTTGCCTGCCAGCCTTTGATAGTAAG GTCGCTGATAAGGGACAAAACGGCATGGCTGAACCTGAAATCTTTAAAATTGGGGAGCAAAGATTTGAATGGTTTCCATTTCCCACCGACTCGCCCCAACACATAACAGACCAAAGAGACACCATGCAGGAGAGACACACCGAGAGAACAAATTCAGCTGAGGAACAAAAAGGATCACAACTCTCGACTGATATTGTCATTGCACCTGAGACTGAGGAAACAAATGCCCAAGTGAAAGAGAGATTCATCTTTAATGTGCCACTAGTGCAGGCTAAACACAGGCCTAATAACAGtgcagagcacaagccacatacTGGCCACACACATTCTGCCCCCAAACTGGCCATAAGTGAGAGGAGCCACTTGTCTCAGGCCCCCGAAGGAGCAGAAAAGAGACATCAGGAAAATATACAAACTAATGACATTGTGATGCAGGACTTGGAGGAAGATATCAGACCATGCTCTTCTAGGTCACAGGAACCAAGGGAAAGTGCAAAGACGTCATCGGGAAATGCAGGATCGCTGGAGAGCTGCCCCATGTGCCTAATGCAGTTTTCTAAGAG GTTATCTCAGCTTGATATTGACAGCCACCTGGCCCAGTGCTTGTCTGAAACAACGGTGGATATGATGTGGTAA